The following coding sequences are from one Bradyrhizobium sp. WSM471 window:
- the argJ gene encoding bifunctional glutamate N-acetyltransferase/amino-acid acetyltransferase ArgJ, translated as MSSSVSPLAPKHVPDMPVIAGVRLATAEAGIRYKNRTDVLLAVMDKGTAVAGVFTKSKCPSAPVEWCRAKLKGGKARALVVNSGNANAFTGKTGRSSTALTARIAAKAVGCTEGEIFLASTGVIGEPLDATKFDGVLGRLAETAEAGDYLAAAKAIMTTDTFPKVATATVKLGKANVTINGMAKGAGMIAPDMATMLSFIFTDAPIAPAALQALLKSGVEDTFNAVTIDGDTSTSDTLLAFATGAAAEHGAPKISRASDPRLKAFVKAFNQVLANLSEQVARDGEGARKLVEITVEGAKTKASARKIAMSIANSPLVKTAIAGEDANWGRVVMAVGKAGEPADRDKLSISFNGIRVAKNGARDPSYDEAQVSEAMKAPEIAIKVSLGLGKGRDRVLTCDLTKEYVAINGDYRS; from the coding sequence ATGTCCTCCTCCGTCTCTCCCCTCGCCCCGAAACACGTCCCCGACATGCCCGTGATCGCTGGGGTGCGTCTCGCGACGGCCGAGGCCGGCATTCGCTACAAGAACCGCACCGACGTGCTGCTGGCGGTGATGGACAAGGGCACCGCGGTCGCAGGCGTCTTCACCAAGTCGAAATGCCCCTCCGCGCCGGTGGAATGGTGCCGCGCCAAGCTGAAGGGCGGCAAGGCGCGCGCGCTGGTGGTCAATTCCGGCAACGCCAATGCCTTTACCGGCAAGACCGGCCGCAGCTCCACCGCGCTGACCGCCAGGATCGCGGCCAAGGCCGTCGGCTGCACCGAGGGCGAGATCTTCCTGGCCTCGACCGGCGTGATCGGCGAGCCGCTGGATGCGACCAAGTTCGACGGCGTGCTCGGACGTCTCGCGGAAACCGCCGAGGCCGGCGATTATCTGGCGGCCGCCAAGGCGATCATGACCACCGACACCTTCCCGAAGGTCGCGACCGCAACCGTGAAGCTCGGCAAAGCCAATGTCACCATCAACGGCATGGCCAAGGGTGCCGGCATGATCGCGCCCGACATGGCGACGATGCTGTCCTTCATCTTCACCGACGCACCGATCGCGCCTGCCGCGCTGCAGGCGCTGCTCAAAAGCGGCGTCGAGGACACCTTCAACGCGGTCACGATCGACGGCGACACCTCGACCTCGGATACGCTGCTGGCCTTTGCCACCGGTGCTGCTGCAGAACACGGCGCGCCGAAGATCAGCCGCGCCAGCGACCCGCGCCTGAAAGCCTTCGTCAAAGCCTTCAACCAGGTGCTCGCCAATCTTTCCGAGCAGGTGGCTCGCGACGGCGAGGGCGCGCGCAAGCTGGTCGAGATCACCGTCGAGGGCGCCAAGACCAAGGCCTCGGCGCGCAAGATCGCGATGTCGATCGCGAACTCGCCGCTGGTGAAGACCGCAATCGCCGGCGAGGACGCCAATTGGGGCCGCGTGGTCATGGCGGTTGGCAAGGCCGGCGAGCCGGCTGACCGCGACAAGCTCTCGATCTCTTTTAACGGCATCCGCGTCGCCAAGAACGGCGCGCGCGATCCGTCCTATGACGAGGCGCAGGTGTCGGAAGCGATGAAGGCGCCGGAGATCGCGATCAAGGTCTCGCTCGGCCTCGGCAAGGGCCGCGACCGCGTGCTGACCTGCGACCTCACCAAGGAATATGTCGCGATCAACGGGGATTACAGGTCGTAG